In Thunnus thynnus chromosome 4, fThuThy2.1, whole genome shotgun sequence, a genomic segment contains:
- the frs3 gene encoding fibroblast growth factor receptor substrate 2 isoform X1 → MMMMFASCTTGFSWPAEAMGSCWSCLYRDPIRDNHLTKFKVINVDDEGNELGSGIMELTQTELILHTRKRDAIRWPYLCLRRYGYDSNLFSFESGRRCQTGQGIFAFKCSRAEEIFNLLQELMQCNSINVVEESMMMTRSGHTPEMEMSRTPQTPNTPAFPVQAFPNGYPGYPIRGDSSQPSLADDHGHSLMGLEDQTHTYVNTVSMEGDLSMRHCVHSLPEVRPSTFPETTRGAMPIGGQGNAQSNLRCCPLEEHKDPQVFLQPSSQEVKFMLGPTPAQRHLMERERERERHGHNPHSLQPVEGATGSETEGDEPSMHMCNSHSYHHFHHHAHRHPGHEHPDGCQSGELTYENINGLRSGRKQRLSPSSVSQSVGSSSSSSTGDSHSHSLLHPHAHGPSSLPPQGYACERGMGGGHRRTALLNYENLPSLPPVWEYSALQRDDEQEEEDDEQDEDEYEEEEEDFDEYEFSEGPGTPNGYHQDGRGIHRDALQNYVNTEQVQPPRLRHTCPPHPRPCQPDRGGRIFSFDFRRRSRSGVGGCEHGHMPPSRQLNYIQVDLEGEPPCQALSGGGAQTQPQHQRLPPKKCGQQAPRRSECYAVIDLKKTAAMSNLQKALPRDDGTSRKTRHNSTDLPL, encoded by the exons atgatgatgatgtttgctTCATGCACAACAGGTTTCAGCTGGCCTGCTGAAGCTATGGGGAGCTGTTGGAGCTGTCTGTACAGAGACCCCATCCGAGACAACCATCTCACCAAATTTAAG GTCATCAATGTGGACGATGAGGGCAACGAGCTGGGCTCTGGGATCATGGAGCTCACCCAGACCGAACTCATTCTTCACACACGCAAGAGAGACGCCATCCGGTGGCCGTATCTCTGCCTGCGACGTTACGGCTACGACTCCAACCTGTTTTCTTTCGAGAGCGGTCGCCGCTGTCAGACTGGGCAGG GAATCTTTGCATTCAAGTGTTCCCGGGCAGAGGAGATCTTCAATCTGCTCCAGGAGCTGATGCAATGTAACAGCATCAACGTGGTGGAAGAGTCGATGATGATGACTCGCAGTGGTCACACGCCAGAGATGGAAATGTCTCGCACACCGCAGACTCCCAACA CTCCAGCGTTCCCTGTCCAGGCTTTTCCCAATGGATACCCTGGTTATCCAATCAGAGGTGATTCCTCCCAACCCTCTCTTGCTGATGATCATGGACATAGCCTCATGGGTTTGGAAGACCAG ACCCACACCTATGTAAATACTGTTAGTATGGAGGGGGATCTCTCTATGCGTCACTGTGTGCACTCCCTACCTGAGGTGCGGCCCAGCACTTTCCCTGAAACAACACGGGGAGCCATGCCCATCGGGGGCCAAGGAAACGCACAGTCCAACCTGCGGTGCTGTCCCCTGGAGGAGCATAAAGATCCTCAGGTGTTCTTACAGCCGTCCTCGCAGGAGGTCAAATTCATGCTGGGCCCCACTCCAGCACAGCGCCATCtcatggagagggagagagagagggaaaggcaTGGGCACAATCCTCACAGCCTTCAGCCAGTAGAGGGTGCAACAGGCTCAGAGACGGAAGGAGACGAGCCCTCTATGCACATGTGCAACTCTCACTCCTATCATCATTTCCATCACCACGCACACCGGCACCCAGGCCATGAGCATCCGGACGGCTGCCAGAGCGGCGAGCTCACCTACGAGAACATCAACGGCCTGAGGAGCGGCAGGAAGCAGCGACTGAGTCCCAGCAGCGTGTCGCAGTCTGTGGGgtcgagcagcagcagcagcactgggGACAGTCACTCCCACTCTCTCCTTCACCCACACGCTCATGGCCCGTCGTCTCTACCTCCGCAGGGCTACGCTTGCGAGAGGGGCATGGGTGGAGGTCACCGTCGGACAGCTTTGCTCAACTACGAGAACCTGCCGTCTCTGCCCCCCGTGTGGGAGTACAGCGCTCTGCAGCGGGACGAcgagcaggaagaggaagatgatgagcAGGATGAGGATGAatatgaagaagaggaggaagattttGATGAGTATGAGTTCTCAGAAGGCCCTGGGACACCCAATGGGTACCACCAGGATGGTCGGGGCATCCACAGAGATGCCCTGCAGAACTATGTCAACACAGAGCAGGTCCAGCCACCCCGGCTCCGACACACCTGCCCCCCACACCCGCGGCCATGTCAGCCAGACAGAGGGGGGCGAATATTTAGCTTTGATTTCCGCAGACGATCGAGGTCAGGGGTTGGAGGCTGTGAGCACGGCCACATGCCTCCATCACGGCAGCTGAACTACATCCAGGTGGACCTAGAGGGAGAACCTCCCTGCCAAGCCCTCAGCGGCGGGGGTGCCCAGACCCAGCCACAGCACCAGCGCCTACCACCCAAAAAATGTGGCCAGCAGGCACCCCGGCGCAGTGAATGCTACGCAGTTATTGACCTAAAGAAGACCGCTGCCATGTCCAACCTGCAGAAAGCTCTGCCCAGGGATGATGGGACTTCCAGAAAGACTCGCCACAACAGCACAGACCTGCCTCTGTAA
- the frs3 gene encoding fibroblast growth factor receptor substrate 2 isoform X2 produces the protein MGSCWSCLYRDPIRDNHLTKFKVINVDDEGNELGSGIMELTQTELILHTRKRDAIRWPYLCLRRYGYDSNLFSFESGRRCQTGQGIFAFKCSRAEEIFNLLQELMQCNSINVVEESMMMTRSGHTPEMEMSRTPQTPNTPAFPVQAFPNGYPGYPIRGDSSQPSLADDHGHSLMGLEDQTHTYVNTVSMEGDLSMRHCVHSLPEVRPSTFPETTRGAMPIGGQGNAQSNLRCCPLEEHKDPQVFLQPSSQEVKFMLGPTPAQRHLMERERERERHGHNPHSLQPVEGATGSETEGDEPSMHMCNSHSYHHFHHHAHRHPGHEHPDGCQSGELTYENINGLRSGRKQRLSPSSVSQSVGSSSSSSTGDSHSHSLLHPHAHGPSSLPPQGYACERGMGGGHRRTALLNYENLPSLPPVWEYSALQRDDEQEEEDDEQDEDEYEEEEEDFDEYEFSEGPGTPNGYHQDGRGIHRDALQNYVNTEQVQPPRLRHTCPPHPRPCQPDRGGRIFSFDFRRRSRSGVGGCEHGHMPPSRQLNYIQVDLEGEPPCQALSGGGAQTQPQHQRLPPKKCGQQAPRRSECYAVIDLKKTAAMSNLQKALPRDDGTSRKTRHNSTDLPL, from the exons ATGGGGAGCTGTTGGAGCTGTCTGTACAGAGACCCCATCCGAGACAACCATCTCACCAAATTTAAG GTCATCAATGTGGACGATGAGGGCAACGAGCTGGGCTCTGGGATCATGGAGCTCACCCAGACCGAACTCATTCTTCACACACGCAAGAGAGACGCCATCCGGTGGCCGTATCTCTGCCTGCGACGTTACGGCTACGACTCCAACCTGTTTTCTTTCGAGAGCGGTCGCCGCTGTCAGACTGGGCAGG GAATCTTTGCATTCAAGTGTTCCCGGGCAGAGGAGATCTTCAATCTGCTCCAGGAGCTGATGCAATGTAACAGCATCAACGTGGTGGAAGAGTCGATGATGATGACTCGCAGTGGTCACACGCCAGAGATGGAAATGTCTCGCACACCGCAGACTCCCAACA CTCCAGCGTTCCCTGTCCAGGCTTTTCCCAATGGATACCCTGGTTATCCAATCAGAGGTGATTCCTCCCAACCCTCTCTTGCTGATGATCATGGACATAGCCTCATGGGTTTGGAAGACCAG ACCCACACCTATGTAAATACTGTTAGTATGGAGGGGGATCTCTCTATGCGTCACTGTGTGCACTCCCTACCTGAGGTGCGGCCCAGCACTTTCCCTGAAACAACACGGGGAGCCATGCCCATCGGGGGCCAAGGAAACGCACAGTCCAACCTGCGGTGCTGTCCCCTGGAGGAGCATAAAGATCCTCAGGTGTTCTTACAGCCGTCCTCGCAGGAGGTCAAATTCATGCTGGGCCCCACTCCAGCACAGCGCCATCtcatggagagggagagagagagggaaaggcaTGGGCACAATCCTCACAGCCTTCAGCCAGTAGAGGGTGCAACAGGCTCAGAGACGGAAGGAGACGAGCCCTCTATGCACATGTGCAACTCTCACTCCTATCATCATTTCCATCACCACGCACACCGGCACCCAGGCCATGAGCATCCGGACGGCTGCCAGAGCGGCGAGCTCACCTACGAGAACATCAACGGCCTGAGGAGCGGCAGGAAGCAGCGACTGAGTCCCAGCAGCGTGTCGCAGTCTGTGGGgtcgagcagcagcagcagcactgggGACAGTCACTCCCACTCTCTCCTTCACCCACACGCTCATGGCCCGTCGTCTCTACCTCCGCAGGGCTACGCTTGCGAGAGGGGCATGGGTGGAGGTCACCGTCGGACAGCTTTGCTCAACTACGAGAACCTGCCGTCTCTGCCCCCCGTGTGGGAGTACAGCGCTCTGCAGCGGGACGAcgagcaggaagaggaagatgatgagcAGGATGAGGATGAatatgaagaagaggaggaagattttGATGAGTATGAGTTCTCAGAAGGCCCTGGGACACCCAATGGGTACCACCAGGATGGTCGGGGCATCCACAGAGATGCCCTGCAGAACTATGTCAACACAGAGCAGGTCCAGCCACCCCGGCTCCGACACACCTGCCCCCCACACCCGCGGCCATGTCAGCCAGACAGAGGGGGGCGAATATTTAGCTTTGATTTCCGCAGACGATCGAGGTCAGGGGTTGGAGGCTGTGAGCACGGCCACATGCCTCCATCACGGCAGCTGAACTACATCCAGGTGGACCTAGAGGGAGAACCTCCCTGCCAAGCCCTCAGCGGCGGGGGTGCCCAGACCCAGCCACAGCACCAGCGCCTACCACCCAAAAAATGTGGCCAGCAGGCACCCCGGCGCAGTGAATGCTACGCAGTTATTGACCTAAAGAAGACCGCTGCCATGTCCAACCTGCAGAAAGCTCTGCCCAGGGATGATGGGACTTCCAGAAAGACTCGCCACAACAGCACAGACCTGCCTCTGTAA